One Candidatus Acidulodesulfobacterium ferriphilum genomic window carries:
- the acpS gene encoding holo-[acyl-carrier-protein] synthase produces the protein MIEGIGVDLVSIEKLKKILCLREERFFKRMLSQEELIVLGEIKNKNEGRSIRKAAGFFAAKEAFLKAVGAGLFSIPFNKISVLNEKTGKPYIKVDENLRDLIYRKFKKRLDAVNLSITHENGFACAFVIIEML, from the coding sequence TTGATAGAAGGGATAGGGGTCGATCTGGTTTCGATAGAAAAATTAAAGAAAATACTTTGCCTTCGGGAAGAAAGATTTTTTAAAAGGATGCTTTCTCAGGAAGAGCTTATAGTATTAGGAGAAATAAAAAATAAAAACGAAGGAAGAAGCATTAGAAAAGCGGCTGGGTTTTTTGCGGCAAAGGAGGCTTTTTTAAAGGCGGTCGGCGCCGGACTTTTTTCTATACCGTTTAATAAAATATCGGTTTTAAATGAGAAAACCGGAAAGCCGTATATTAAAGTTGACGAAAATCTTAGAGATTTAATTTATAGAAAGTTTAAAAAAAGATTAGATGCCGTAAACTTAAGCATAACCCATGAAAACGGGTTTGCCTGCGCTTTTGTGATAATAGAAATGTTATAA
- a CDS encoding citramalate synthase, whose protein sequence is MRHNNDYKKKEHIEVYDTTLRDGTQGEGFSLSIDDKLMIADILDDLGMHFIEGGFPSSNPKDRKFFELAAKKGFKNSKLVAFGSTKRKNTAAKDDVNLRTLSDIPVDYAAIFGKSWDLHVESVLKISLNENLDIIADSVNFLKTSGKTTFFDAEHFFDGFEHNEEYAVKSIKIALEAGADKVILCDTNGGFLPHKISKAIERLKSYYKMDLSKLGIHTHNDTDCAVANTIAAVMSGIKHVQGTINGYGERTGNANLSSIIPNLELKLGFNVIGKEKLKGLVKVSRLVDEISNNMPVKNMPYVGESAFAHKAGMHANAVLKNPSSYEHIDPAAIGNNRRFLISDLSGKSNIEAKAKELGIDLSKLTISEEAELLNKIKELEWGGFDFESADGSFKILMDKYLSKKAKNYFKLIAFRVNTEKNLFNSANLSNINNAGSTPLSLENNIFSEAVVIIEVQGKREHTVALGDGPVNALDNALRKALLKFYPILSEMKLADFKVRVISNKTKSGTASYVRVLIESSDKEDKWTTLGVSENIIEASYQALADSITYKLAKEGI, encoded by the coding sequence ATGAGACATAATAACGATTATAAAAAAAAGGAACATATCGAGGTTTACGATACGACATTAAGGGATGGAACCCAGGGAGAGGGATTTTCTTTATCGATAGACGACAAATTAATGATTGCCGATATACTGGATGATTTAGGGATGCACTTTATAGAGGGGGGGTTCCCGTCTTCAAATCCAAAAGACAGAAAATTTTTTGAACTTGCGGCAAAAAAAGGATTTAAAAATTCCAAATTAGTGGCGTTCGGCAGCACAAAAAGAAAAAATACGGCGGCAAAAGACGATGTCAACCTGCGGACATTAAGCGATATACCGGTCGATTACGCCGCTATTTTCGGCAAATCGTGGGACTTACATGTCGAAAGCGTTTTAAAAATATCGTTAAACGAGAACTTAGATATTATAGCGGATTCCGTTAATTTCCTGAAAACATCAGGGAAAACGACATTTTTTGACGCGGAACATTTTTTTGACGGTTTCGAGCATAACGAGGAATATGCCGTAAAATCGATAAAAATTGCTCTGGAGGCAGGAGCGGATAAGGTGATTTTGTGCGATACGAACGGCGGTTTTTTGCCCCATAAAATATCGAAAGCAATCGAAAGGCTCAAATCTTATTATAAAATGGATTTGTCCAAACTGGGAATACATACCCATAACGATACCGATTGCGCCGTTGCAAACACTATTGCCGCCGTCATGTCCGGCATAAAGCATGTTCAGGGAACTATAAACGGGTACGGGGAAAGAACGGGAAACGCCAATCTTTCATCTATAATCCCAAATTTAGAATTAAAATTGGGATTTAATGTTATAGGAAAAGAAAAGCTTAAAGGTCTCGTCAAGGTGAGCCGTTTAGTCGATGAAATATCCAATAATATGCCCGTTAAGAATATGCCGTACGTGGGGGAGAGCGCATTTGCCCACAAGGCCGGAATGCATGCCAATGCGGTGCTTAAAAATCCTTCGTCATATGAGCATATCGACCCGGCGGCTATCGGCAACAACAGAAGATTTTTAATATCCGATTTATCGGGCAAAAGCAATATCGAGGCAAAAGCTAAAGAGCTGGGGATAGATTTAAGCAAACTTACGATTTCGGAAGAAGCCGAGCTGCTTAATAAAATAAAAGAGCTTGAATGGGGCGGTTTTGACTTTGAAAGCGCCGACGGTTCATTTAAAATACTTATGGATAAATATTTATCGAAAAAGGCAAAAAATTACTTTAAGCTGATTGCGTTCAGGGTAAATACGGAAAAAAATCTGTTTAATTCCGCAAATCTTTCTAATATTAATAACGCTGGTTCGACGCCTTTATCTTTAGAAAATAATATTTTTAGCGAAGCCGTAGTTATAATAGAAGTTCAGGGAAAGAGGGAGCATACGGTTGCGCTTGGAGACGGACCCGTTAACGCGCTTGACAATGCTTTAAGAAAAGCCCTTTTGAAATTTTATCCGATATTAAGCGAAATGAAGTTAGCCGATTTTAAGGTCAGGGTTATCAGCAATAAAACTAAGTCTGGAACGGCATCTTATGTCAGGGTATTAATAGAATCGTCGGACAAGGAGGATAAATGGACTACTCTTGGGGTATCCGAAAATATAATCGAGGCTTCTTATCAGGCTTTGGCGGACAGCATAACCTATAAACTCGCTAAAGAAGGAATATAA
- the fba gene encoding class II fructose-1,6-bisphosphate aldolase: MSLISAKEILDDADKNGYAVGAFNVNNMEFLQSVFLAAESEKSPVIIAASEGAIKYAGPDMLFSMTKTLSDAYPNIPVALHLDHGSNLNAVMIAIKAGFTSVMIDASHFPFEENLKITKQVVSICHPLGISVEAELGRLKGVEDNVSVAERDAVLVNPKEANDFVASSGIDFLAPAIGTSHGAFKFKGEAKLDFERLKKVKELTGIPLVLHGASSVPEAASKKFEEFGGDLKGAKGVPFDVLKEAIKFGINKVNTDTDLRISFLAKVRESIANDKSQIDPRKIFGPAKDYVVEVIKERMRILGSSNRI, encoded by the coding sequence ATGTCTTTAATATCCGCAAAAGAAATACTTGACGATGCCGATAAAAACGGGTATGCCGTCGGCGCCTTTAATGTAAATAATATGGAATTTTTGCAGTCGGTATTTTTAGCGGCCGAATCGGAAAAATCTCCCGTAATTATTGCCGCAAGCGAAGGAGCGATAAAATATGCCGGCCCTGATATGCTTTTTTCGATGACTAAAACATTATCGGACGCCTATCCAAACATTCCAGTCGCCCTTCATCTCGACCACGGTTCAAACTTAAATGCCGTTATGATTGCCATAAAGGCTGGGTTTACCTCCGTTATGATCGACGCGTCCCATTTTCCCTTTGAAGAAAACCTTAAAATTACGAAACAGGTCGTAAGCATCTGTCATCCGCTCGGAATATCCGTAGAGGCGGAACTTGGAAGGCTTAAGGGCGTAGAAGACAATGTTTCCGTCGCCGAAAGGGATGCCGTTTTGGTAAATCCGAAAGAAGCAAACGATTTTGTCGCGTCCTCCGGCATCGACTTTTTAGCGCCCGCTATAGGCACTTCCCACGGCGCTTTCAAGTTTAAAGGGGAAGCCAAATTAGACTTTGAGCGGTTAAAGAAAGTAAAGGAACTGACTGGTATTCCTCTTGTCCTTCACGGCGCCTCATCCGTTCCCGAAGCAGCATCAAAAAAATTCGAGGAGTTCGGCGGAGATTTGAAAGGCGCAAAGGGCGTCCCGTTCGATGTCTTAAAAGAGGCTATAAAGTTCGGAATAAATAAGGTAAATACCGATACCGACCTCCGCATTTCGTTTCTGGCAAAGGTCAGGGAAAGCATTGCAAACGATAAATCTCAAATCGACCCGAGGAAAATTTTCGGTCCGGCAAAAGATTATGTTGTCGAAGTTATTAAAGAAAGAATGAGAATTTTAGGTTCGTCAAACAGGATATAA
- a CDS encoding NAD(P)H-hydrate dehydratase: protein MKLYFSDNLKKIDEGARETFGYSENILMENAGSGCYRELLKLYGENFLKKAKIIVICGKGNNGGDGLVLSRYFFNGGFNVKTVILAKKDLYKGIAGTNLDILTNLGAEIIEISENRQLSKLSGIIGDAEIVVDAIFGIGLNREINGFFKDIIDLIDKKSAAGGADIICIDVPSGLNSDSGEFMGAAIKNNIKKVFTFGGLKVGFYINEGEKLLLDEKITLIDINQPQRLLEEYCSGFEILSGKDILSYLPERNPAATKFNYGHLLVVAGSYGKSGAAYMASLSGFKGGAGLVTAAIPSALNDIMEIKTTEIMTYPAFDGGEGFFTEKSAEDIIDNALKGKTAVVIGPGIGLNAETKLFLHRLLTAIKVPALLDADALNILSEDLGLLKDIKGKNDIVLTPHFKEMERLTGISREIIAKNPLKVGLDFAKEFGVYLILKGSSMYIFDKNGIDASVQVKHSSVMASGGSGDVLSGLAGSFACQGIPLYNAMRAASYLIVYSARDLSLRYGDFGVGAAEIAGNIPYAVKKLRSL, encoded by the coding sequence ATGAAACTGTATTTTTCCGATAATTTAAAAAAAATAGACGAAGGCGCCCGCGAAACTTTTGGATATTCCGAAAACATATTAATGGAAAACGCTGGAAGCGGATGCTATAGGGAGCTATTAAAATTATACGGCGAAAATTTTTTAAAAAAGGCAAAGATAATCGTTATTTGCGGCAAGGGTAATAACGGCGGGGACGGATTGGTTCTATCCCGTTATTTTTTTAACGGCGGGTTTAATGTAAAAACTGTAATTCTTGCAAAGAAAGATTTATATAAAGGGATAGCAGGAACAAACTTAGATATTTTAACGAATTTGGGCGCCGAAATTATAGAAATTTCGGAAAATAGGCAGTTATCGAAATTATCCGGTATTATTGGAGATGCGGAAATCGTCGTTGACGCAATATTCGGCATTGGATTAAACAGGGAAATAAACGGCTTTTTTAAGGATATTATAGATTTAATAGATAAAAAAAGTGCGGCAGGCGGCGCGGATATTATATGCATCGATGTGCCTAGCGGCTTAAACTCGGACAGCGGAGAATTTATGGGCGCCGCTATAAAAAACAACATAAAAAAGGTTTTTACTTTTGGAGGCTTAAAGGTCGGCTTTTATATCAACGAAGGGGAAAAGCTTTTATTAGATGAAAAGATAACTTTAATAGATATAAACCAGCCCCAAAGACTGCTCGAAGAATATTGTTCCGGGTTTGAAATATTATCGGGGAAGGATATTTTATCTTATCTGCCCGAGAGAAATCCTGCCGCTACAAAATTTAACTATGGTCATTTGCTTGTCGTTGCGGGAAGTTACGGAAAAAGTGGGGCGGCATATATGGCGTCTTTATCGGGGTTTAAGGGGGGAGCAGGTCTTGTAACGGCGGCGATTCCGTCTGCATTAAACGACATTATGGAAATAAAAACTACGGAGATTATGACATATCCGGCTTTTGACGGCGGCGAAGGATTTTTTACCGAAAAGAGCGCCGAAGATATAATAGACAATGCGTTAAAAGGTAAAACAGCAGTCGTAATCGGTCCAGGTATCGGTTTAAACGCGGAAACAAAACTGTTTTTACACAGGCTTTTAACCGCTATAAAGGTTCCTGCGCTTCTTGACGCGGATGCTCTAAACATTTTATCGGAAGATTTAGGACTTTTAAAGGATATTAAGGGTAAAAACGATATCGTACTGACCCCGCATTTTAAAGAAATGGAAAGGCTGACGGGAATAAGCCGGGAAATTATAGCAAAGAATCCACTGAAAGTTGGATTAGATTTCGCAAAGGAGTTCGGGGTATATTTAATTCTTAAGGGTTCGAGCATGTATATTTTCGATAAAAACGGCATAGATGCGAGCGTGCAGGTTAAACATTCTTCAGTTATGGCGAGCGGCGGAAGCGGCGATGTTTTAAGCGGTCTTGCAGGTTCTTTCGCCTGTCAGGGAATACCTTTATATAATGCGATGAGAGCCGCCTCTTATTTGATTGTCTATTCAGCGAGAGATTTAAGCTTAAGATACGGCGATTTCGGGGTTGGAGCCGCAGAAATTGCCGGTAATATTCCTTATGCGGTGAAAAAATTAAGGAGTCTTTGA
- a CDS encoding aspartate kinase, whose translation MALIVQKFGGTSMGSIDRIKQVAGRVIKEKQNNNDVVVVVSAMSGETNRLLDLAMKMGGKYDDIETDMIISSGEQVSSGLLSIALRNEGYDAVPLLGHQVRITTDESHGKARISAIDDHNIRTGLKSGKIVVIAGFQGIDSNGFITTLGRGGSDTTAVAVAAAIKADRCDIYTDVDGVYTADPQVVPDARRLDVVYFDEMIEMSSLGAKVLQIRSVEFAMKYKVNLFVKSTFAEGPGTQIKFLGDEENMEELQVSSVACDKDEAKISIRGIPDKPGIAAKIFSKISDANIVVDMIIQNISVHGLTDLTFTVSKKDLKNAIDITNRVAKELNAEEVISDDKIAKISVIGVGMKNHYGTASTMFSVLSKENINIMMISTSEIKISCIIDAKYAELATRILHEAFNLGKSTDNGKLEKNK comes from the coding sequence ATGGCTTTAATCGTTCAAAAATTCGGCGGGACATCGATGGGCAGCATAGACAGGATAAAACAGGTTGCCGGGCGGGTGATAAAGGAAAAACAAAATAACAACGATGTGGTTGTCGTGGTCAGCGCTATGAGCGGCGAAACCAACAGACTTTTGGATTTAGCAATGAAAATGGGCGGAAAATACGATGATATAGAAACGGACATGATTATATCGAGCGGGGAACAGGTGAGTTCGGGGCTGCTTTCTATCGCCTTGAGGAACGAGGGTTATGACGCCGTTCCTCTTCTTGGCCATCAGGTAAGGATAACGACTGATGAATCTCACGGAAAGGCAAGAATATCCGCTATCGACGACCATAATATACGGACGGGACTTAAAAGCGGTAAAATTGTCGTTATTGCAGGCTTTCAGGGAATAGATTCGAACGGATTTATTACTACTTTAGGAAGGGGCGGTTCGGATACCACGGCCGTTGCCGTGGCCGCCGCAATTAAAGCCGACAGATGCGATATATATACCGATGTTGACGGCGTTTATACTGCCGATCCGCAGGTTGTTCCGGATGCCAGAAGATTAGATGTGGTTTATTTCGATGAAATGATAGAAATGTCAAGTCTGGGGGCAAAAGTATTGCAGATCAGGTCCGTCGAATTTGCAATGAAATATAAAGTAAATCTATTCGTAAAATCAACATTTGCGGAGGGGCCCGGAACGCAAATCAAATTTTTGGGAGACGAGGAAAATATGGAAGAATTGCAGGTGTCGAGCGTCGCGTGCGACAAAGATGAAGCAAAAATATCTATAAGGGGTATTCCCGATAAGCCCGGTATTGCCGCAAAGATTTTTTCGAAAATATCGGACGCAAATATAGTGGTCGATATGATTATTCAAAATATATCCGTTCACGGACTGACGGATTTAACATTTACTGTTTCAAAGAAGGATTTAAAAAATGCAATAGATATAACAAACAGGGTTGCAAAAGAGCTTAACGCAGAGGAAGTTATCAGCGATGACAAAATTGCCAAAATATCGGTTATAGGGGTCGGCATGAAAAACCATTACGGGACGGCTTCAACGATGTTTTCGGTTTTATCTAAGGAAAATATTAATATAATGATGATTTCAACATCGGAAATTAAAATATCGTGTATTATCGATGCAAAATATGCCGAGCTTGCCACGAGAATATTGCATGAGGCGTTTAATCTCGGAAAAAGTACCGATAATGGGAAACTGGAAAAGAATAAGTAA
- the tsaE gene encoding tRNA (adenosine(37)-N6)-threonylcarbamoyltransferase complex ATPase subunit type 1 TsaE, with amino-acid sequence MQEFKSNSPQKTKMIAKEFAGNLKPFDFVSLIGPLGAGKTKFTSGIVDFFCTDKKRGGGHILSPTYTIMNSYNCNVTVNHFDFYRLKRQDELEDCGFFDSLASGIITIAEWANNIHIDYKKYIEGNYYEVNIAAEKEGEGKNKRRIKIEKIL; translated from the coding sequence GTGCAGGAATTTAAATCAAATTCACCGCAAAAAACTAAAATGATAGCTAAAGAATTTGCCGGGAATTTAAAACCGTTTGATTTTGTATCGTTAATAGGACCTCTTGGCGCCGGAAAAACAAAATTTACATCCGGTATAGTGGATTTTTTTTGTACGGATAAAAAAAGGGGCGGAGGTCATATTTTAAGCCCCACATATACTATTATGAATAGTTATAACTGTAATGTTACCGTCAATCATTTTGATTTTTACCGCCTAAAACGGCAGGATGAATTGGAAGATTGCGGTTTTTTTGATTCTCTGGCGAGCGGGATAATAACTATAGCCGAATGGGCGAATAATATCCATATAGACTATAAAAAATATATAGAAGGCAATTATTATGAGGTAAATATCGCGGCAGAAAAAGAAGGGGAAGGAAAAAACAAAAGGCGTATAAAAATAGAAAAAATTTTATAA
- a CDS encoding sensor domain-containing diguanylate cyclase: MKLSNLITLKRFLPFLLILILVGFVSASVLIFHFVLVKRERNIEFENAVQLRTIQISNTMSLIITETRDIVMFHRMGSKRQFDGSLKKLNALIPVLDKRYKILNDIVENHPAQAKNIYSRQKELYFHWIHILQPILLRLTEYHNIVAGKILITPLVKQMEQLEKGYYSPSAIKEKKKQIDALDSLYRRYDAAYIIGSVIGFGGLAGVLFLILTREYILKDDAERYGSMFKENSAPILLVDAETGVIKEVSKSALAFYGYAYNELVGANVEKLNTVMPSEEQKEVRRRIIKGEIKYVLFKHRLKNGEIKDVEFFLTPITIKGRSHIVGIINDITDKKMLEDRLEESEELFSTVAEESLSGLVLYNEKIIYANWCVFDMLGYSREELYGIYIWDLFSEDSKEMVKQSVLRRLNGDKFDGSYTLEAIPKDKRRLLLSIHSTTVIYKGKPVGLASFIDVTEIKKLEEELEHEKNKFKELSEIDPLTGIFNRRRFESSLSDYMKVAQRYERPLSLIMFDIDHFKKINDTYGHQAGDEVLKDVCNLVKPILRNSDTFARVGGEEFMIICTETDVSAAKNIAEKIRSSAEAHAFNLPDRVTLTLGATEYRQGIGLDDFVRNADQAMYKGKIDGRNRVEVYQA, translated from the coding sequence ATGAAACTGTCTAATTTAATTACCTTAAAACGTTTTCTTCCTTTCTTATTAATCTTAATTCTTGTGGGTTTTGTTTCGGCTTCAGTTTTAATATTTCATTTTGTTTTGGTAAAGAGGGAAAGGAATATCGAATTCGAAAACGCCGTTCAACTCAGAACGATACAGATTTCAAACACTATGAGTCTTATAATAACGGAAACGCGGGATATAGTTATGTTCCACCGGATGGGTTCCAAAAGGCAGTTTGACGGTTCATTAAAGAAATTAAACGCGCTTATTCCAGTTTTGGATAAAAGATATAAAATCCTTAACGATATTGTCGAAAATCATCCCGCGCAGGCAAAAAATATCTATTCGCGGCAAAAAGAGCTGTATTTCCACTGGATTCATATATTACAGCCTATTTTGCTAAGACTGACCGAATATCATAATATAGTGGCCGGAAAGATATTAATAACGCCTCTTGTCAAACAAATGGAACAATTGGAAAAAGGTTATTATTCGCCTTCGGCTATAAAAGAAAAGAAAAAACAGATTGACGCTCTGGATTCCCTTTACCGCAGGTATGATGCCGCATATATTATCGGCTCCGTTATCGGCTTTGGGGGATTAGCCGGAGTTTTATTCTTAATACTGACAAGGGAATATATATTAAAAGACGATGCCGAAAGATACGGAAGCATGTTCAAGGAAAATTCAGCGCCTATTCTTTTAGTCGATGCCGAAACAGGCGTAATAAAAGAGGTAAGTAAAAGCGCTTTAGCCTTTTACGGATATGCTTATAACGAGCTTGTCGGCGCGAATGTCGAAAAATTAAATACCGTTATGCCGTCCGAAGAGCAAAAAGAAGTCAGACGGAGGATAATAAAGGGAGAAATAAAATATGTTTTATTTAAGCACAGGCTTAAAAACGGCGAAATAAAAGATGTCGAATTTTTCCTTACCCCCATTACGATCAAGGGCAGAAGCCACATCGTGGGAATTATCAATGATATTACCGATAAAAAGATGCTGGAAGACAGGCTCGAAGAAAGCGAAGAGCTTTTCAGTACGGTTGCGGAAGAATCGTTATCAGGCCTTGTTTTATATAATGAAAAGATTATTTACGCAAACTGGTGCGTATTTGACATGCTCGGCTATTCTAGAGAAGAATTATACGGTATTTATATATGGGACCTGTTTTCCGAAGATTCAAAAGAGATGGTGAAACAGTCCGTATTAAGGCGTCTGAACGGAGATAAATTTGACGGCTCATATACGCTGGAAGCCATTCCAAAAGATAAAAGACGGTTGCTGCTATCGATTCATTCGACGACCGTTATATATAAGGGTAAGCCCGTCGGCCTTGCCAGTTTCATAGATGTAACCGAAATTAAAAAGCTCGAAGAAGAGCTCGAGCATGAAAAAAACAAGTTTAAAGAACTCTCCGAAATTGACCCGCTAACAGGAATTTTCAACAGAAGAAGGTTCGAAAGTTCTTTATCGGATTACATGAAAGTGGCTCAAAGGTACGAAAGGCCATTATCCCTTATCATGTTCGATATTGACCATTTTAAGAAAATTAACGACACATACGGGCATCAGGCGGGGGACGAAGTCCTCAAAGATGTTTGCAATCTCGTTAAGCCTATTCTTAGAAATTCCGATACATTTGCAAGGGTCGGCGGAGAGGAATTTATGATAATATGCACAGAAACCGATGTTTCAGCCGCAAAAAACATTGCCGAAAAAATAAGGTCTTCCGCGGAAGCCCATGCCTTCAACCTGCCGGATCGCGTTACTTTAACGCTTGGAGCCACGGAATACAGGCAGGGAATCGGCTTAGACGATTTTGTCCGCAACGCGGACCAGGCAATGTATAAGGGAAAGATAGACGGCAGAAACAGGGTTGAGGTGTATCAAGCTTGA
- the lpdA gene encoding dihydrolipoyl dehydrogenase, producing MNIIKEHFISEEYRLDNFDVCIVGGGPAGYVSALKCAINGLSAAIIEKEKFGGTCLNRGCIPTKAIYSKAKYLSKLKNPEYGFSVDGFSVNYNDIIDYKEKVVSTLVGGVEKLLKARNVRVFNGTGKITGKNNDNSGFVLTSTSEDGLKTEIYANNVIISTGSSPLMIPSFNIDHKNIMTSDEILAIREIPESLIIIGAGVIGCEFANIFSEFGAGIKMIELLPSILSTEDKDISKFVQKNFKSRNIDIMTSVEVGSIEPIEENKGAAVYLKSGEKFTADKVLVSIGRKLNTDGLGLEKLAVKMDKRGKIEVDSHNETAVKGIYACGDIIDGPMLAHKASYDGIIAADNIAGIVKEKNYSVLPWSIYTNPPIGTVGLKEGDKGLEGIDYNVGRFSYAANGMALAMEESEGFLKVIVEEKSKRILGATGSGADIPELIAEIASYMHFGGTVFDIESTIHSHPTLSEIVPESALDSIGEAIHKVNPRTAKKSREL from the coding sequence ATAAATATAATTAAAGAGCATTTTATATCGGAGGAGTATCGGTTGGATAATTTTGATGTCTGTATCGTCGGCGGAGGGCCGGCCGGATATGTAAGCGCTTTAAAATGCGCCATTAACGGGCTGTCTGCCGCCATTATAGAAAAGGAAAAATTTGGCGGTACATGTCTTAACAGGGGATGCATTCCTACAAAGGCGATATATTCGAAAGCAAAGTATTTAAGCAAGTTAAAAAACCCCGAATACGGATTTTCGGTGGATGGATTTAGCGTTAATTATAATGATATAATAGATTATAAAGAAAAGGTTGTTTCAACCTTAGTCGGAGGAGTCGAAAAACTTTTAAAGGCAAGAAATGTCAGGGTTTTTAACGGTACGGGAAAAATTACCGGTAAAAATAACGATAATTCAGGTTTTGTATTAACTTCAACATCCGAAGACGGATTAAAAACCGAAATATACGCAAATAATGTTATTATATCTACAGGTTCGTCTCCGCTTATGATTCCGTCTTTTAATATAGACCATAAAAATATAATGACATCGGACGAGATTCTCGCGATTAGGGAGATACCGGAGTCTTTGATTATAATCGGGGCGGGGGTTATCGGCTGCGAATTTGCCAATATTTTTAGCGAGTTCGGCGCAGGTATTAAAATGATAGAACTTTTACCGTCCATCTTGTCTACCGAAGACAAAGATATTTCTAAATTTGTTCAAAAAAACTTTAAATCCCGCAATATTGATATTATGACATCCGTGGAGGTTGGAAGTATCGAACCTATCGAGGAAAACAAAGGGGCGGCGGTTTATTTGAAAAGCGGAGAGAAATTTACGGCGGATAAAGTTTTAGTCTCTATCGGAAGAAAACTAAATACCGATGGATTGGGGCTGGAAAAGTTAGCCGTCAAAATGGATAAAAGAGGGAAAATAGAGGTTGACAGCCATAACGAAACCGCCGTAAAGGGGATTTACGCCTGCGGCGATATAATAGACGGGCCGATGCTGGCCCATAAAGCCTCTTATGACGGGATTATAGCGGCGGATAATATCGCGGGTATCGTTAAAGAAAAAAACTATTCGGTACTGCCGTGGTCGATATATACAAATCCGCCTATCGGGACGGTTGGACTAAAAGAAGGAGATAAGGGGCTGGAAGGTATAGATTATAATGTCGGCCGTTTTTCGTACGCGGCAAACGGGATGGCGCTGGCTATGGAAGAAAGCGAAGGTTTTTTAAAGGTTATAGTGGAAGAGAAATCCAAAAGGATTTTAGGCGCGACGGGAAGCGGAGCGGATATTCCGGAGCTGATCGCGGAAATTGCGTCATATATGCATTTTGGCGGAACGGTTTTTGACATAGAATCAACTATTCACTCTCATCCGACGCTTTCAGAAATTGTTCCGGAGTCCGCGTTGGATTCCATAGGCGAGGCGATACATAAGGTTAATCCGAGAACGGCAAAGAAAAGCAGGGAGTTATAA
- a CDS encoding CBS domain-containing protein — MLKAKDIMTKNVVVVGEEDEIKKAADIFLEYKINAIPVVNENKKLTGIVSETDLVYQDTNLHIPTVFTIFDSIFYLGSSKHFKDDVQKITATKIKDIMNKNVFFVKEDEDIFNIATVMADKKFYSIPVVNNGMEITGIVSRYDIIKSMSSKKEKQ, encoded by the coding sequence ATGCTTAAGGCAAAAGACATAATGACGAAAAATGTTGTTGTTGTGGGCGAAGAAGACGAAATAAAAAAGGCGGCCGATATATTTTTAGAATATAAAATAAACGCGATTCCCGTGGTTAACGAGAATAAAAAATTGACGGGAATAGTATCGGAAACCGATCTTGTATATCAGGATACTAATCTTCACATACCCACGGTTTTTACAATTTTCGACAGCATTTTTTATTTGGGAAGTTCAAAACATTTCAAAGATGATGTGCAGAAAATAACCGCAACAAAGATAAAGGATATAATGAATAAAAATGTATTTTTCGTAAAAGAAGATGAAGATATATTTAATATTGCAACGGTAATGGCCGATAAAAAGTTTTATTCCATTCCAGTGGTAAATAACGGCATGGAGATTACAGGCATTGTCTCAAGGTATGATATTATTAAATCGATGTCTTCCAAAAAAGAGAAACAATAA